The sequence AGCTTTAGCCGAGGATATCTTTGGTAATTTTGCTGAGCCGTTAAATACCACAGATGAGCTTAATCAGATCTTTAATCTAGTTGCTGACCAAGCAGTTACAGACCAGACAGAGACAGATAATGATGTTTTTGCCAGCGAGGAAATTGCTACCGAGTTCGATCATCTATGGTCGAGCGTTAGCGATCCAGAAACTGCCACCGATAATCTTAGTCAGATCTTTAATCTAGTTGCTGACCAAGCACTTACAGCTCAGACAGAGAAAGAGACAGATAATGATGTTTTTACCCACGAACAAATATCGGACTCCGAACATTTATGGTCTGATGTTGCTGACAACGAAGTTTTAGCTGAAGATATTTTTGGTGCGTCGGCAATCGATATCGAACCTGAACCAGCCGTTGATGACGTAGAGCAAAAGATTGAACAGCCTGAAATAACCACAACCATAGAATCAATTGCCGATATTTTTGACAGTCTTCCTAGTGCCAAGCCAGATTCGTTATTACTTTCATCACAGTCGCCACCTAAGCCCAAAGCTCAAGCTTCAACCACCGCCAATACTTCTAACACTGCATCTAAGCTTTCGGTACGGGTTGATTTAGATCGTTTAGAGCGAATGAATAATTTGGTGGGAGAATTGACCATCAACCGTAATAGTCTGGCTTTACAAAACGAACAGCTACAGGAAAATGTTTTTGAACTAGAGCAAAAGTGTTGGCGTTTTCGAGGAGTGACTAAACAGCTACGGGAAATATCCGACCAAATGTTGTTAGAAGCGCGATCGCGCATCCCCAATGCTCCTACTTTGGATAGTGATACCGAGACTGAGTTTGATGCTTTGGAACTCGATAGCTATAGTCTGCTCTATTCCTCTTTACAAGAAGTGTTGGAAGAGATGGTGCAGCTTGAGGAAAGTGTGGAAGATATTACCCTCTTTGCCCAGCAGTCGGATCGGACGATTAATAGTCAAGGTCAGATGTTGAGACAGATGCGGGACGAGTTGATGTGGGTGAGGATGCTACCCCTGGAGCAAATTTTGCAGCGTTTTCCCCGTATTCTGCGCGATTTGTCCAGTAAACACCATAAATCTGTTGACCTAAAGTTAAAAGGGACTGGAGTACTAGTTGATAAAGCAGTGTTAGAAAAGTTGTCTGACCCTCTACTCCATCTCTTACGCAATGGTTTTGACCACGGCATCGAAGATCCCCAGTTGAGAATTCAACAAGGAAAATCTGCCACTGGCTTAATTGAAATTCAGGCTTACTATCAGGGTAATCAAACCGTGATTGAAGTGAAGGATGATGGTCAAGGTTTGGATTTAGCCAGAATTACCCAAAAAGGAATTGAACAGGGTCTAATTTCACCCCAGGAAGCTGCCTCGGCATCCCAGGAAAGACTGTTTGAGCTAATCTTTGAACCAGGATTTTCGACTGCTAGTCAGGTGAGTGAACTTTCTGGTCGAGGAGTTGGGATGAATATTGTGCGATCGCAAGTTGAAACTCTCAAAGGTAAAATTGGCGTAACTTCTACTCGTGGCAGGGGTTCTACTTTTACTCTACGTCTGCCTTTAACTCTAACTATTGCCAAACTCTTAATCTGCTCTCTTGGTTTGACCGCCTTCGCTATTCCAGCCGACAGTATTGAAGAGATTATTATTCCCACCGCCGAACAAATCAAACTAGCTAACGGACAGCAGTTTTTATTCCTTAAGGGCAAGCTGATTCCAATTTATGCCCTGCCAGAAATTTTGTCTTATAATTGTCCGATTCCTGACACCGATTCTAGTAGTAAAGCGTTTAAAACGATCGCTCCTCCTGAAGATTGGGCTGCACCATTACTTTTGCTGCGACGAGGACAACAATTGTTTGCTTTAGAAGTTGTTAGTCTACTGAGTGAACAAGAATTAGTGATTAAACCCTACGGCAAAGCGATCGCTCCTCCCAGTTATAGTTATGGCTGTACAATCCTCAGTGATGGTAGTCTTATTCCCGCCTTTGACGGTTCCGCCTTAATCAGTATGATTTTAGGTGAATCACAAGGGACGAGCATCACCCAAAGCTATATCCCAAAAGTCAAGTCGGCATCTGAATCAGTCCAGAGCGATCGTGGTATGGTCAGCGAAGTAGCCACACAGCTTACATCTTGCCAAACCATCATGATTGTGGATGATTCTACTGCTTTAAGGCGAACGATGGCTTTAACTTTAGAAAAAGAAGGCTATCGGGTGGTGCAAAAAAAAGATGGCAAAGAAGCTCTTAACGGTTTTAAACAGCATCCTGAGATCGATTTAATTATCTGTGATGTGGAAATGCCTGTGATGAACGGCTTTGAGTTTTTAGGTATGCGCCGTCGAGATTCGGCTCTAGCTCAAGTTCCCACTTTTATGTTGACTTCTCGCAGTGGAGCAAAACACCGCAATTTAGCCCAACAGCTAGGGGCAGATGGTTACTTTACCAAGCCCTATGTAGAACAAGACTTTATTCAAGCAGTGAAACAAATCTTAGAGGGCAAAAAGCCTTCCGAGAATAAGACCCAAACGGCGATCGCTATTAAAACTAAGACCATCTTGATCGTCGATGATTCATCTGCTTTGCGCAGAACCTTGGCTTTAAGTCTAGAACAAAAAGGTTATCGAGTACTACAGAGTCGAGATGGTGCCGAAGGATTAAACCAACTTCGGAGTAATTTACAAACTGATTTGGTGATTTGTGACATCGAAATGCCCAATGTCAACGGCTTTGAATTTCTGACCCTACGCCGTCAAGAACCCCCGTTAAGCCAAATACCTGTAGTAATGCTGACTTCACGCGGAACTGAAAAACATCGAAGTTTAGCAGCAAGTTTGGGGGCAGCAGGATTTTTTACCAAGCCTTATATTGAGGACAAGTTTATCGCGGAAATTGAACAATATCTTCGACCATAGCAGCTACTTAACGTTAATCGATTTAGTAAAATTATGCCTAATATAATCCTCGATCCGCATCTCCACACATCTGTTCCCAGCGACGCATTAATCAAGCTATTAGTATTTGAAATTGGTAAACTCACCTTAGCTTTACCCATACTTCAAGTGCAAAAGGTAGTGAAACAAATTGAGGTTTACGGTAGTGGATTAAGTCATGTTAATCTAACTCATTTTCCCGAACAAGAAATTGCGATCGTCGATCTACATCAAAAGTTATTTGGTGTTAGCCTAACCCAGTCTGAATCCACTGGATACTTTATCATCAGTAAAAATATTGTCGGTGAACCCCTGGGAATTGTTGTGTCCCAAGCACCAACTCTAATCGATCTGTCTCTAGAGCAAATTCGTCTAATACCCGATGCTTATCGTCGTGCCGATACTTTAAAAATTGCTAGTCACGTTACAGTAATTCCTGACAAAAATGCTACCAAAACAATTTTTATTTTGGATCTAACTAGTCTTGTATAGTTAAGAATAGGGCGAGAAAATCGCCGATTACTTATAGTAAAAATTAGCAATGGGTCTAGTTAACCAGCAGCTCCAACACGCTTTAAAAGAATGGGCGATCGCCGTTGATGCTTTGAGTACGGGAAAGACAATTGTTCTCTTGCGCAAAGGTGGCATCCGTGAAGCAGGTTTTCAAGTTCAGCAGCCTTTAGTCTGGCTCTATCCAACTTATGAACACCAAAAACCCCATCTACTCAAACCAGAATATGCTTCTAAAGTAACTCCAGTCAAGTCTGGTTGGCATCCTCAGACTGTAATCATCAAAAGCTGTGCTGAAATTACTCAAGTTGTACCTGTCAGCAGTAAAGAACAGATTGAAGCATTGCAACCATATCATATTTGGCATGAGCAGATGATTAGCGATCGCCTTGGGTGGCAACCTCAACGACCATTAATTGTCTTATTGCTGAGAGTTTATCGTCTGGCGATCCCCAAAACTATTCTTTATGACTCTTCCTATGGCGGTTGCAAATCTTGGATTGATTTAATTGAGCCTATTGCTCAAGATAACCTGAATCCCGTAATTAGTGATGATGAATATGCAATTCAGGCACAAAAAATTGCAGCTTTGGTTGGCGCTAAAGCCGATCATCAATAGTCAAGTTTTGAATCAGTCTGATTTGAGATTAGGAAAACTTTATTGATTTTTGTCTGTAATAATTGTGATTAGGGAATCAACCCAGCATCAATAAATAATATGAAATTCTTTTCTCCCAGGCTAAGTATTTATGTAGGTATATTTGCTCTTGGAAGTGGTTTAGGCTTCTGGGGAAATTATCATGCCCAACGCTCATCACCAGTACAGGAGGCTAGAGTACCAAGCGCAGCCATTCCTCTTCCCTCTAGTACTTTTGCAAGTGGCGATCGCGATGTCAATTTTATTGCGACTGCGGTAGAGAAAGTGAGTCCTGCCGTAGTTAGAATCGATGCTTCTCGCAATATTTCTGCTGGTTTACCTGAAAATTTAAACAATCCTCTCTTGCGACGTTTTTTTGGCAATAAAGAGCGGGAAAATCCGCAAACTGAGCCAGATCGAATTGAACGAGGAACGGGTTCAGGCTTTATTATCGCCTCCGATGGTCGTCTAATTACCAATGCTCACGTAGTCAATGGTGCAGAAAAAGTTCAGGTAACCCTCAAAGATGGTACTAGCTATCAAGGCAGAGTTTTAGGTACAGATTCTATTACTGATGTAGCGGTGATTAAAATCGAGGCAACAGATTTACCCATTGTTAGCTTCGGCAATGCCGATAATTTGACTCCTGGAGAATGGGCGATCGCGATCGGCAACCCTTTAGGCTTAGATAATACCGTTACAGTAGGTATTGTTAGCGCTTTAGACCGTTCTAGTTCTCAAGTGGGAGTTCCTGATAAGCGAGTAAGATTTATTCAAACGGATGCAGCGATTAATCCTGGTAATTCAGGCGGGCCATTGCTTAACTCTAAAGGAGAAGTAATTGGCATGAACACCGCAATTCGCGCTGATGCTCAGGGTTTAGGCTTTGCCATTCCGATTGAAACTGCCCAAAGAATTGCCGATCAGTTATTTGCTAAAGGAGAGGCAGACCATCCCTATTTAGGGGTTCAGATGGTCAATCTTAACCAAGAAACTAAGGCGGAAATTAATTCTAGTCAAGAATTTGGCTTTAAGATTACTGAGTCTGAAGGAGTGTTGGTGGTTAAAGTTATTCCTCGTTCTCCTGCTGCCAAGAGTGGCTTCCAGCCAGGAGATGTCATTAGTCAGGTAGGAAATTTGGGTGTGACAAATTCTCTCCAAGTACAGGAACAGGTAGATTCAAGTGAAATCGGTAGCGAACTGGAAGTAAAAATTATTAGAGATGGTAAAGCTAAGACTCTTAAAGTAAAGCCTGGTGCTTTTCCTCAAGATAACTCTGAATAAGATGCATCAATATAGCCCAGAGCAAAAACTAATTGGAACTGGCGCAACGGTTGTTTATGATTAGCAAAGGAAACCTATCTCATCTATCTGAAACAAGCTAATTGACAAAAACACCGTGGTTCTTTTTCATCAGACAAGATTAACGTGATCGAAGCAGATGTTCATTCTTCCCTGCGAGATTTTTTACGCCAGCATGGGAATCGTAATTTTCCTCATCATCTGACGATGGCGCGACTTATTTCCCGTGCTTTACGCTTAGGTCGTCCTGCTCTCATGCAGACTGGCAGCAGTGTGACTAAATACTGTTTGAGTTATTTAACGCCGATCTTGTTGGGGGACTGGCCAGTAATTGTAGTTGCGCCGATCGCTACTCAAGAATATTTGCTAGAAACGGAAATTCCCAAGCTTAAGCAATGGCTGGGGATCACTAAAAAAGTACGAATTGGCGATCGCTGGCAAGCAGACGATCGACTGTTACTCACCTCACCTCAAAGCTGGTTGAGCGATCGCTTGGAATCTCAGGCTCGGTTTCCCGCGAACATGCCGACCATTATCGATCGCGCCGATAATTTAGAAGAATGGACTCGACAGTTGTTAACCATCAGCATTACCGCTGGAGATTGGAATGCCTTATTACAGTCTGCGCCCCAGGCTCAAGAGTCGATCCGTAATACGAGAATTAAACTGACTAAATCAATTTTTGCTCGTCCTGAAAATCCTTATCGTAACTATGTCTTGCTCGCATCGGAATTAGAGTTAATTAACCGCCTCTGCGAAACCTTAAACCAGCAACAGCTATTAAAGGGTAAATTTGCTCAGTTTTGGCAACAGGTGGCCGATAAGTCCAATATATCTTGGATTGCTCGCGATCGCGATCGGGGTTCTCTGACAATTAATCTTGCTCCAGCCAGAGTAAGTAATCAGCTCAGTTTTATTTGGCAACAGCAGCCTGTAGTAATTATTGGTAGTTTTTTGGATACCGAAGCTGAGGCAACAACTTATCGGCAGCGAGTTGGATTAAATACCGAGATTCTGACCCTTAAGTTTACCCCTAATCGACAAAACAATCATATTCAACTTTATTTGCCCGATCGCTTTCCCATGCCCAATTCGCCCGATTTTCGGCAATCATTTTTGGCGGAAAGTTTACTGCTAGTAGGACTCAGCAGTAGCATCAAACGTTTAATCGTCGTCATTGCTGATGATGTACCCCTGCAAGGACAAGTTGGTTCAGTCTTAGCGGGGGAATTTGGCTCTAGGGTTAGGGTTGAAAACACTAAGGTGTTAAATGACAGTATTTTGATCTGTGGCTGGTCATTTTGGAACCAACATCAAGAATCTTTACCAATTCCCAGGCTGCTGATTATTGCCACTCTACCAATTCCTTCTCTGGAGAATCCGCTAGTAGCTAATTTAGTCAAGTATTACAAAGATCAGCGTCAAGACTGGTTTAGACTATATTTGCTGCCTGCTGCTTTAAAAACTTTAGAACAGACGACTGTTCCCCTAAGAGAATCCCAAAGTATCGTTGCTCTTTTAGATAATCGGGTTAATTTCCGTAGCTACGGCAAAACTATTTTATCTGCCCTCGAACCCTGCGCACGGATTAATTATATTGACCCGACATGGTTTGGTTATCCTGATTCTTGAGGCGATCGCTACTAGTCTGTTAAATATTAATTGATGGATTGAGGTTAGGTAGTAGGTAGTAGGTAGTCCTAAAGGACGACGCGACCCTAAAGGGTTAGCTTCGCGTCAGCTAGTCCTAAAGGATAAGCTCCGCAAATGCCGTGGCACATTGTCCTAAAGGATACACCTTCGGATATACCCTTGTCCTAAAGGATAAGCTTCGCAAATGGTATACCGCTTCGCATATAGGTAGTAGGTTAAAAACTCATTACTCATTACTCATTACTCATTACTCTAAGCTTACTCACCCATCATCAATTAATTGACAAAGCGCTATTAGCCTCTACGAGTTTTCCTGCGGGAAAATAGGATCGGGATTAACGCGCCTAAAATGATGCCGATCGCACTACATAAAGCTAATAGCACGCCAACGGGAATTGTAATTGACTCAAAGGTGAGAAACTTAAGGGAAACATCCTGAATATTTTGGATCGAGAAAATTGCGATCGCCGCTACCAAAATCGCCAGAATTAGTGAACTTAATAAACTGGTAAAAGATTTCATACTTACGATAATAGCTAAAATAATAGCAATTGCTCTATAGCAATCCCAAGTTCGGGAAAAGCCAACGGTGAAATTATGCCTTTGGTATATTCTGTAACTTTGGTATATTTATTGCCTTCAGGAACGGTATGAACGATTAGCTTTTTATTGATTAAATCGATTATCCAATACTCGACGATAGCGTTACGTGCATAGATAGTACTTTTTTCAGTTAGGTCCTTGCTGAGAGTCTTATTTGATATTTCAATCAGCCAGTAAATATCTTGGGGATAGGGATGATGTTGCGCATAGATAGTTTTAGGTAATCTGACTATTGCTATGTCTGGTTCAGGCTCAGAATTATCGAGGGTAATAGGATGAGATTCACGTATTTTAGCCAATCCTTGCAATTTTTCCCTGAGTAACTCTGCCACATCATCGTTAGTGTAACTATGTTCTTCTCGCTCAGGACTTATATCAACTATCTCACCATTTAATAACTCAACAGATTTGCCTGTCAACAGCCCTGATTCAATCATTAAATGATATTCTTCAACCGACCATTTATGAGTAATTATTGTCATGGCTCGAACTACATTTACTTTTTATTACCATATTTGTTTAATATAACCATACGTAAAAACGTTAGGACATTTTTGAAATACTACTTCCTACTTCCTACTTCCTACTTCCTACTTCCTACTTCCTACTTCCTATTTCCTATTTACGAGCCGACTACTACTAATGTCATAATTTAACTTTGTACGGCTATACTACTGTACGCCGACTGCTCTTCCGCCTGGAAGCTCCGAACCGATAATCGTGCGAATTTTAATCGGTGCATCTTGTTCAAGAGGTTCCCAGCCAACTTCATAACCTGCTTCCCATGCCTGTTTTCTAGCGTCGCGAAATGCCTCAAAACTGTCTGGTCTGACAATAAATGCTAAGTAGTCTTTGTTCGGATTAGACTTTGATAAAACCTGTTGATAAGCAGAATTAGCGGCAGTTAATTTAGTAGCTGTCTCACCAATATTGTTGGACAGGGGTTCAAACAGCAATGATACTCCTTGGTCTACTGTTCTTACCCGATAGCTATCTGTATCAACTCTAAAGTTACTTTGACGACCGAGAATACTCAATAAGCAAGACTGATAATTGCTGAGGCTCACTGAGTCCCCACTAGATGGCTTGTTGCAGTTGGGTAGGCTGCCTGATAGCTCAATTTCTTTGTTTCTAATTTGACGTAAATTAAGATAACTTACTTTATTATTCTGGATTTCAAACCACAATGGTTCTTTATCCGTGGTCGAAGCAAGGGGAGTCTGAATTGTAAGGTGGGTTTTAGGAGCGCCTCCATTAGCAGCCAAACTGGCAAATAAACTGACAAAGATCAAGACACCAACGATGTTAGTCAGAACATCTAAAAAAGAGTCTAGGTTTTGACTAGCATTCGGCATTTTGCGTCTAACTCTGTTTCTCATTGGTTATATTTATCTCTAAAATCAATAATACTTTTTAACTTTCGATCTTCAGCTCTAAACCATATTCTAATGGTTCATAGCCAATATCTATTCCCTCTCCCCGTACCAACTGACGAGCTTTATCAAACATTTCTAAGCCGTCGGGACGAAGAATTAAAATTAGATATTGCTTATCCTTATTGGCTTTGAGATTAGCAATGGTCTTTCTTAAAGCGGATTTTTCATCATATAGCTCTGTTCTGGGAGCAAACTTTTTACTAGGGTGTAGAACAAAACCATCCTTACGAGCCTCGATATAGACAGGAGTTTTATTGTGATTAGAATATACATCAGTCTTTTTGCCATTAGACCTTTGACTATTTTCATCTGTTTTAGCGACGATCACCGCTTCTTGAGGTTCTCCAGCTTGAGTAGTTAAAACAACAATCAACAGAACTAGCGTGCCAATAGTACAGGCGAGGACGGAGAGAAAAGGAAACAGTTCGACCTCTGCTTGCTGTTTGCGAGATATGTTACGTCTGGGCATGGTTTAGTCTAACTAGGTAAGAACAAATTCTATGGTGGTTATCTAGAGTTTTGATCGCGATCATGCTCGACTAGGGTAATGCGACGAGGTTTATTCAGCTGTTGCAGCACAGGTTGTATTTGAGTCAGATGATCTCTAATTCCTGATAAGACATTTTCTAGTTGAGACGTTTGTTCGAGGGAAGCAAAACTTCTTTCTACACCAGGTTGAATATTGGAGAAATCGGGTATTTTTCGAGTAGCCGCCTCTAAAGAACCGATTCTAGTTTCTAAAATTTGAGCCGCTTTTTCCAATTGCTGACTAATACCTTGAGTTTGAGCATTGAGATCTTGAGCCGTTGCCATATTTTTGCTTCTGATCTCTTCCACCACCAATTTGATTTGCTGTACTAATTCTTGATTAGTTTTTTGCTGTTGGGCAAAAAAAGTGAGAAACTCTTGGCGATCGCGATTTGCCTGTTCTCTGATATCTCCTACCTGATTAATCACCTGAGAACTAATCCCATATACTTTGCTGACCTCGCTCAAAAACCCCTTAGAAAGCTTGTCTGAAGCCTTTTCTGCATAGCTATGGGCTGGATCGATCAGGTCTTCGGGGTCAGGGAAATGTTCTTTGATTGCTCCTGCTACCGCTCGATCGATCGCTGCGGGGTCTAACTGTTCATTTTTCTTGGTTAGTCTGGGTAGTAGTTTGTCGTTAATAAAGACATCAATGCCTAATAGCAGATTGGACTCATAGTTTTCGACTAAGACCAAAGGAATCATTACTAAGACACTGAGAAACAAAGCTAATAGGGTGGTGTCAAAAGCTACCCCAAGGCTGCTAGTAACTGTCCCAATACCTTTTTTAATTAGCTCGACATCGCCAGAATTTTCGATAAATCCTGAAAAGCCACTAACCGCACCACTAATCCCAATTACTGTACCGATAAATCCTAGTAAGGGAATTGCCCAAACCAAGATGCGAGGAAAGGAATAGGAGGATTCTGAATTATTGGCATAGAAGGCAGAGTCATCTAAAGCAAATTCATTGGCAGCCGTGCGATCGCCACTTTTGATATAAGCTTTAAGCACTCGTCCGCAACGAATGGCAACTAAGTTACCGTCTTTAATTAACCGTTCCTGAAAGTATTCTACTTCGTGGGCATCAGGACGTTCTAGG is a genomic window of Pleurocapsa minor HA4230-MV1 containing:
- a CDS encoding LapA family protein; the protein is MKSFTSLLSSLILAILVAAIAIFSIQNIQDVSLKFLTFESITIPVGVLLALCSAIGIILGALIPILFSRRKTRRG
- a CDS encoding Uma2 family endonuclease, whose protein sequence is MTIITHKWSVEEYHLMIESGLLTGKSVELLNGEIVDISPEREEHSYTNDDVAELLREKLQGLAKIRESHPITLDNSEPEPDIAIVRLPKTIYAQHHPYPQDIYWLIEISNKTLSKDLTEKSTIYARNAIVEYWIIDLINKKLIVHTVPEGNKYTKVTEYTKGIISPLAFPELGIAIEQLLLF
- a CDS encoding MotA/TolQ/ExbB proton channel family protein, whose translation is MNKLNLKPKKSRISDLQRQELDINLAILSLASLAIFLVTYLIVGIIPAIRQSYVGVLLFERGFIQYLSVALAAIVIATVVMKFLLLRKEHEALRKIWIADHIPLERPDAHEVEYFQERLIKDGNLVAIRCGRVLKAYIKSGDRTAANEFALDDSAFYANNSESSYSFPRILVWAIPLLGFIGTVIGISGAVSGFSGFIENSGDVELIKKGIGTVTSSLGVAFDTTLLALFLSVLVMIPLVLVENYESNLLLGIDVFINDKLLPRLTKKNEQLDPAAIDRAVAGAIKEHFPDPEDLIDPAHSYAEKASDKLSKGFLSEVSKVYGISSQVINQVGDIREQANRDRQEFLTFFAQQQKTNQELVQQIKLVVEEIRSKNMATAQDLNAQTQGISQQLEKAAQILETRIGSLEAATRKIPDFSNIQPGVERSFASLEQTSQLENVLSGIRDHLTQIQPVLQQLNKPRRITLVEHDRDQNSR
- a CDS encoding response regulator, which gives rise to MSLNPDIRDRAYQFFVEEAQELLQLLETGLLELRQDHSIPKVHELMRAAHSIKGGAASVELNAIELLAHRLEDFFKALYSDRVDFDPELESLLLQGYDCLSNPLLEQIQTGSFDEEAALLKAEPVFAALEVRLAEALKNADNYLPSSNDLGVDIVASIFEVDVVKALDRLQSVSLNPHDYEPAAELGATLEMFAGFAELFNLSGFSDIVQTAQAALQLNPQAALTIIQVMVADCTLATEQVLAGDRERGGTVSLALIELAQSKVAETDTDCQIASPQDHFGSTTPLTDDLVTDDEIALDSDNWSNVTDNEALAEDIFGNFAEPLNTTDELNQIFNLVADQAVTDQTETDNDVFASEEIATEFDHLWSSVSDPETATDNLSQIFNLVADQALTAQTEKETDNDVFTHEQISDSEHLWSDVADNEVLAEDIFGASAIDIEPEPAVDDVEQKIEQPEITTTIESIADIFDSLPSAKPDSLLLSSQSPPKPKAQASTTANTSNTASKLSVRVDLDRLERMNNLVGELTINRNSLALQNEQLQENVFELEQKCWRFRGVTKQLREISDQMLLEARSRIPNAPTLDSDTETEFDALELDSYSLLYSSLQEVLEEMVQLEESVEDITLFAQQSDRTINSQGQMLRQMRDELMWVRMLPLEQILQRFPRILRDLSSKHHKSVDLKLKGTGVLVDKAVLEKLSDPLLHLLRNGFDHGIEDPQLRIQQGKSATGLIEIQAYYQGNQTVIEVKDDGQGLDLARITQKGIEQGLISPQEAASASQERLFELIFEPGFSTASQVSELSGRGVGMNIVRSQVETLKGKIGVTSTRGRGSTFTLRLPLTLTIAKLLICSLGLTAFAIPADSIEEIIIPTAEQIKLANGQQFLFLKGKLIPIYALPEILSYNCPIPDTDSSSKAFKTIAPPEDWAAPLLLLRRGQQLFALEVVSLLSEQELVIKPYGKAIAPPSYSYGCTILSDGSLIPAFDGSALISMILGESQGTSITQSYIPKVKSASESVQSDRGMVSEVATQLTSCQTIMIVDDSTALRRTMALTLEKEGYRVVQKKDGKEALNGFKQHPEIDLIICDVEMPVMNGFEFLGMRRRDSALAQVPTFMLTSRSGAKHRNLAQQLGADGYFTKPYVEQDFIQAVKQILEGKKPSENKTQTAIAIKTKTILIVDDSSALRRTLALSLEQKGYRVLQSRDGAEGLNQLRSNLQTDLVICDIEMPNVNGFEFLTLRRQEPPLSQIPVVMLTSRGTEKHRSLAASLGAAGFFTKPYIEDKFIAEIEQYLRP
- a CDS encoding chemotaxis protein CheW, giving the protein MPNIILDPHLHTSVPSDALIKLLVFEIGKLTLALPILQVQKVVKQIEVYGSGLSHVNLTHFPEQEIAIVDLHQKLFGVSLTQSESTGYFIISKNIVGEPLGIVVSQAPTLIDLSLEQIRLIPDAYRRADTLKIASHVTVIPDKNATKTIFILDLTSLV
- a CDS encoding ATP-dependent DNA helicase; this translates as MIEADVHSSLRDFLRQHGNRNFPHHLTMARLISRALRLGRPALMQTGSSVTKYCLSYLTPILLGDWPVIVVAPIATQEYLLETEIPKLKQWLGITKKVRIGDRWQADDRLLLTSPQSWLSDRLESQARFPANMPTIIDRADNLEEWTRQLLTISITAGDWNALLQSAPQAQESIRNTRIKLTKSIFARPENPYRNYVLLASELELINRLCETLNQQQLLKGKFAQFWQQVADKSNISWIARDRDRGSLTINLAPARVSNQLSFIWQQQPVVIIGSFLDTEAEATTYRQRVGLNTEILTLKFTPNRQNNHIQLYLPDRFPMPNSPDFRQSFLAESLLLVGLSSSIKRLIVVIADDVPLQGQVGSVLAGEFGSRVRVENTKVLNDSILICGWSFWNQHQESLPIPRLLIIATLPIPSLENPLVANLVKYYKDQRQDWFRLYLLPAALKTLEQTTVPLRESQSIVALLDNRVNFRSYGKTILSALEPCARINYIDPTWFGYPDS
- a CDS encoding DUF1802 family protein gives rise to the protein MGLVNQQLQHALKEWAIAVDALSTGKTIVLLRKGGIREAGFQVQQPLVWLYPTYEHQKPHLLKPEYASKVTPVKSGWHPQTVIIKSCAEITQVVPVSSKEQIEALQPYHIWHEQMISDRLGWQPQRPLIVLLLRVYRLAIPKTILYDSSYGGCKSWIDLIEPIAQDNLNPVISDDEYAIQAQKIAALVGAKADHQ
- a CDS encoding trypsin-like peptidase domain-containing protein, translating into MKFFSPRLSIYVGIFALGSGLGFWGNYHAQRSSPVQEARVPSAAIPLPSSTFASGDRDVNFIATAVEKVSPAVVRIDASRNISAGLPENLNNPLLRRFFGNKERENPQTEPDRIERGTGSGFIIASDGRLITNAHVVNGAEKVQVTLKDGTSYQGRVLGTDSITDVAVIKIEATDLPIVSFGNADNLTPGEWAIAIGNPLGLDNTVTVGIVSALDRSSSQVGVPDKRVRFIQTDAAINPGNSGGPLLNSKGEVIGMNTAIRADAQGLGFAIPIETAQRIADQLFAKGEADHPYLGVQMVNLNQETKAEINSSQEFGFKITESEGVLVVKVIPRSPAAKSGFQPGDVISQVGNLGVTNSLQVQEQVDSSEIGSELEVKIIRDGKAKTLKVKPGAFPQDNSE